The genomic window ATACGCATGGAAGGCATGATTAGGACTAACGGGAGGGAGAGCTTCCACATACACAATGTAAAGACCTCACGAAGTTTGCAGCGTCTGTCTCCAAGACAGCGACTGCAAAAGGTGTCTACTCTGCAGGTTAGAAGTAGCCCCATGTTATAGATTATCTAGTTATCTTACCAGTGGACCTCACCAGATCTTCTTTAGGTTTGCAACTTATGGTCGTACTCCGCGTTTTTCGAGCTACAGATATAAAAAACGTGAGTTTGAGCCCGCGAGGAATACAGTCTCAAAATGATGCCCACAGAAATGTAGGAAATCCACCTACTACGGATTTGAATACTCGTCGGATTTGGCGGTGCAGCATTtgtgtttatataaaaatagttcAACACCTGAAACCTTGTGGCGCTATGCTGCATTCGGGGCAAAGGATATTGAGCCGCTTATAAGATTAACAACAATCTGGCAAATGGTCTTTATTTAAGCAACGCattgaaatcattaaaattcactataaaaatggtgaaaatttggcagagacggttcgtaaaactcgaacatttttgggtcatcgtgaagcaatacagaaattggtgaaaaaattcgagctcttGGGACAGGTTAGTGATGTGAataataaaacccgtgcacgtcgctcaagaatagccgaaaatattgctactgtagccgaaagtgttggaGAAACCCACAGggttgtccattcctcgtcgttttttggaattaggcacaaacgtcattattccatattttgcataaagatttgggtcttaaggcttataatgTCCAGCTAACTCAAGAATTCAAGCCGGCTGAACATCAaaaacgtcgtgtctttgctgattgggtagctgaaatgcatgaaaatgatccggaattccatcgaaaaatcatcttaagtgatgaggcccatttcaaACTTGTCGGATCTGGATCTGGATCTATCCTCAACGAGTGacggtttggtgcggtttatggtccggagGAGTTATTGgactttactttttcgaaaatgaagctggagcaatagTTACGGTGAacggattgcgctatcgagagatgattaacgattttgtatGGCCGAAGTTGGActgtattgatctggacaacgtttattttcaccaagacggcgctacgtgccacacaagcaacgaaacctcttttaccaaaataacacctcttattggaaaaccctttatttgcaGTATctcattagaaaaaaatgtttatcaattttCACTCGGGCAGGCATATTTAGGTAAATAGAAAACTTTTTAGCAATTTTCCTCGATCaactgattttgattttttgaggtAAGACGTCTTGCCAGCAAAAGAGTGATATTATTTTCTGTAAATTCATTTTGAATGGATTGTAATTGATTGCAATTAAGTACTTTACAATTTCAAAAGCGATAAATTTGCATTTCCCCTACTTTCGGCCTGAACAACAGAGATTGTGGTTCTCGCTCTTAATCTTAAACTTAAGTTAATCAGAAAAGTTAAATTGTTAATTTGCTTCTCCATACAGTAGCATGGACGTAATCTTAAAGTTTGGCACAGCGgtttacattgtttttgttttgttgttgctaaaaAGTTCCTACAAATGCATCTCATTTGCAACTTAATGAAACTTCAAACGAAATAtcttaattcaaaataaaacacataaaatCAACTCAATTAAAGAGCTTTGAAAGGCACTTAATTTATTAGAACACATAGTACGAAGCTGCAATTGAACATCGATGAACAAATTTAGACCAATACGCCTTACATACATACTCCTCCTGCATACATTCAGGCGGCTGACTACATTTTATTGCCCAGATTAATGTTCAGAGTTCACGCTACGTAACTGCCACGGCGGTAGTGGTGACTGTATTTTCTTTCCAAGCAATTGCCAACGGAAGCCAAAGCACTCGAGGTCTGGCTCATGATGATATACTTCATGGCCAAAAAACAAACGACGACTGAACTACTCTCAAAAGTGGCAAGAGCATGGGTGTCCTTTACAACCACCCGGCCCTTCGCTTCTTTagcaaacaaacgaaaaaaactcGCACTAAACGGAAATGAAACACTTCCTTCCGCAGCCAGTTGTGGCTGTGGCATAGAGTATGCTGCAATTGCGACCGCTTTTGCCACAGCGGTTACTGCAAGTGCACTCTCAATTCCTGTCACATGCTTTCCCACCCTCCCCGCTCCAGCCCACGCTCTTAACACTATTCGCAGAGTGTCAGCTTAGCACAGCGGGCGGCAAATAGTTAGTTGCTTGCAACTTCACCTCCCGCTATGCAAGTAAGCATTTAGTGTCAAACTGCACTTGACCAGCCAACCAACTAGCCAGTGAACAAACCAACTAAAGTGACCCACCCAACCCGTGTGCTGCATCTTTTATATGGTATTCACTACTTggtataatttgttttctatctTTTACAACTCACAGTCTGACACTCGCAGCTGGCGCTTCCGTTCTCGCTTGAGCATGCTGCCACTGCTAGCACTGATGTTTGCTCTACCACAATTTTACAACACTTCCGCTTTAGCCACACTTAATTTATGGCTTAGTGGAAAATACCGACAGATCCGCCATTTCCAGAAGCTGGGCAAAGTAGCAAGAAAAGCATTGTGACAATGGAACGCCAATGAATGTCCAAGCCAGCAGGGAGACGAGTCTGTAAAGAAGCTGTTGAAATGttcttaaaatatatgtaaagctACGCGGCTATATTGACAAATTGTTCGTGGAGACTAGTAATCAACTTACAtaaataggtacatatgtagatgAGGCAAGTACAGGGCATTTCAAGTTTCTGTTTCTTTTGTGGCATTACTTTGTATTTTCTGCTGCCGATGGCGTCTCTTCTGACAAATGGTACGGAAAACGGCGATCTTGCACCCTGGCATTAAAAACCAAACTTAAAATCTTCAACACCAGCGTTAAATCGGTCCCCCTATATGGCTCTGAGACCTGGCTTGTATCTGACCACATAAACTGACGTCTTCAATCGTTTGTCAACAATTGCCGCAGAATTATATGCCGTATCTTTTGGTCGAGAACAATCTCCAATATGGAACTTCttctgcttattaaaaactgccCAATTAATTCCGAAATAAAAAGGTGAAAATGGAATTGGATTGGACATACCCTCCGCAGCGAAGACGATAATGCTGCCAAAATGGATTTTCAATGGAGTTCGCAAGGAATTCGACGTAGAGGTCGTTCTCGTCAAACTTGGTTGCGCACAATCTTCCACGAGAGTCCTTCAATCACCACCTGGAACCAAATCCGACACATAGCGGCTGAAAGAAATCGTTGGAAAACTTTTGTTCTGCCCCCTATGTTCCGACTAGAAACGATATATGTAATATGCATTATGATGATATATGATTTTCTTAtatagtttgtttattttcaattgagaatgccatttaaatgtatgtataatttattCCTTGATATCACTTACCTAGACTCAAGTTTTCTCTTTAACTTCCGATGTAGTGAAATTACTTTGCATCTCTGATAAAAAACTGTGGATGGTTGCAGATTTCAAGTCTACCAGACAAGCAAAAAAGTAAGAGTTTAGACAACGATGTCGCATTCTGGCAAGAGCGGGGCAGTGACAGAAGTAGTGTTCAACGCTCAACAACCCTTCTTCATTTCGGAGACACCCCCTCATAGGCTGTTTTGTTATCAGCTTTCTACTTTCAGTGAATTCTTCAACCACGGAGTAGCTTTTGATTCGGACTTTACTTTCGTGATTCAGATTTTACTTTCGTGATTcaaattttagcttttctggGACGTCATTTTAAGGATTTCAAACTAAACTAGAAAAACGCTTAACAACTCTCTAGTTAAGTCAATATCTACGAATagtttatgtgtatatatatatatatatatgttttcctTTAACTCCTCATGGAGCATAGGACTTCAACAATCCCAAATCGCTAGCGAGTACGGTTTTGCGCTATAACCCTCAGTTCGCTCCACGAAAAGCTAAGAGTTGCCATTTCGGATTCGGTTGATTATCGTCGGGTTGTACGAAGTCTTCCAACTGAATGTCCTGCTTGTTGGAACAGGCTCGACCTTAACGCTTGTTTAGTCACGTTGAACGTCTTCTTTTCGCAGTGCGTGACCAATCCATTGCCGTTTCCTTCTCTGCACTTCATAGGCAATCTCGAGCATCTCGAGAGCGATCTCCATTGCGggcattaaatattaaaaagtctTCTTTAACAGCGTTCGCCTCTGGACAGTTGGTGGCAAACGTCCGATTGCGTTTATGCTattatgtacaatatttttaacaaaaagctATGTGACGGTCAGAGGTGGAACAAAATTGTAGGTTCCTCCTTTAATAAAAGAAGATCTTGACCTAGAAACCATTCAAGAATGCagcaccttgatcaaaaaggtTCAGTAACAATCACCAGTTGACGCCCTTGTGGACTATTAGTTGGacattatgagacgtttacgtagAGCAATTCGCTAAAAAAGAATAGgcttgtgggaaaacaacttgtGGATTTTACACTACGTCGCACAGTGCTATCACTAACAGTGAAGTTTTGACCAAGAATGAAACGAATGCCATCCACagtcacctgatatggctccctgtaagTTTTCTATTTAATCGAGTCAAAAACCCACTACGGGGAAACACTTCGGCGTTGCAACAGCCGAaatgaagtaatggaaaaatccaagatggctctgatggctataacgaaaatagagttccagaaatgtttcgagaactGCATTAAATGATGGCACGCACGCtggcgttgcagttgatggggattacagtgaaggcgataatatcatttttgagggataaacttgtattttgaaatttctgaatatattccaggAACTTTTTGAGCTTTTGAGGTGAGGCATCTAAAATGTTGTAAGAAATTCCTTCTTGGCGTACATTTGAAATCTCCGGCTTCAAGTCTCCAGTTTGTAAGCGTTACgctcttgttattgttgttattactaTATTGTATTTGACTTATATATTATTAACAATTATTACAATTCTGGCAACACTAGTACCAATCAATAATTCTAAATATATTGTCCAAGTTCAAATTTGATTTAGAGGAGCGTAATGAGAAAACAtctacaaaattttaacaaaaaactaaatgcaatttttatgtGCAGCGCTAAAACTCATGAAATTTAGTTTTGATATATTGTAATTGAGTTGTATATTTTAGACggaaaaataagtatttaaatttttgctactAAATATTGAGATTGTTAAAATTTGAAAGCTGTAAAAGGTatactttgaattattttgcaaCCATATAAATTAGTTTACGCGTTCGCGTTTTCTATGCTCCACTGTGCTTTTACTGTATTTTTTGTACTTGCACACGATTTGCTTATCCTCGACATCACCTTCTTCAGCATTTTCGGTGAGTTCCTCCATATCAGGCTGAACCTATGACATACCAGAACCCAATAACTACTAAGATATGATGGCGTTGTTGATACTTACTTTCTCTTTATACGCCGATCCTAATAATTGTACCGATTTCATATCGACACCCTTCTTACCCTTACCATCTTTGGTTCGTCGCTTCTTCAAGAAACGGCGTACACAAAAGAAGAGTATACCAAAGACGACGAGGAATACCAATATGATGATGGCCACTACACCCCATGTGGGCAGGCTGGTCTTCTCGGCAATCACCTCAGTGAGCATTTCGTCAATTTTCTGGTTGGTGGAGATAGCTGTTGTGGTGAGCTCCTCTGCAAagtgttaatattaattaattgtaCCAgattgtagatatgtatgtatgtatgcttgcaaGTGTAATTGTCTGTCTTACCCTCGGCTTCTGTTGTAGTTTTAGGTGTCCAAGTGGTTGCCTGtgtgaacattttttgactttccGCTTGCTGGTCTTTTAGTTTTTGCGCTAATTCACGGAATACCTCACGCTGCGTGGTTTCCTCTACTTTTTGATTGGCCGCTTCCAGACTGGGCGTCAACTCCTCCGGCAGCTGTTCTTCAGTGTTCGCATTCGCGTTTGGCGGCATTTTCTGTTGCTGAAAGTAGAAAAGATGGAAgaaagattttattaaattaagtgAGCAAGCCCAAGAATATGATGTAGGGTTTTCCCAactgaggtgttattttgagatTCACacattatttattgttattattatttttttttttttttgtaatacgaGGCATTTCTGTGAAAGCTCCGCAAATAAcacaaatatcaggtcagtccataagttcgggcatattttacccataatttccattttctacgttttttgcatacaaaaaatttttcgcggaatataacggaactatttatattttctttgatatattgtgcattcaacaagtgattttaatcgcggatagaagcacgtgttgttaaaaaataaagtggaaTCTTCGAACGTCCGTAAGAGCATGTGGGCAAAAAGAAagctgaatttatttgtcaaacttcgcgggattaaaatttcgctgtagttatttttttcatgagttggcagcactgttaataacatctgggccaactttcatgtgaatgtcattatcagtaatatatttacgcttgtgtttaccaaacgaccaagagtgcattttcgatttttacaatgtctgatttgattgagtagagaagtgccatcaaattttgtttgcggaatgaaatttcggctgcggaaacgtttagcatgttgcagaaggcatttggtgattcgaccatgtcgcagaaaaatgtttataagtggtacaaagacttcaaaaagggtcgagaacgtgttgatgacttggagcgctccggacgaccatcgacgtcaaacagatgaccaacacgtcaataaagtgaaggagttagtgctcaaaaatcgccGGTTGACTGtaaaagaccttactgatatgatcggaatatcagaaggatctgtgaaaaccattttgaaacaccatttgggcctacgaaaagtcaaatctcgtttggtaccgaaaactctcaatttcttggaaaaagtcgtcgcgttgatgagtgtgaaacaatgctttcagactatcaagaCAAGcttaaatgcatcattacgggagatgagacttcgatttatgcttacgaccctgaaacaaccgaccaatcaagcgaatatcgtggtaaaggcgaggccagacggaaaagagcacgtcaaagtcgttcaaaaataaaggtcatgatgacattttttttcgattttcgtggtgtggtgcactatgaattccttccacctggccaaattgttaataaggaatattatttgagcgttatgcttcgtttacgtgaagcaattcatctaaaaagaccagaattatgggccaaaaactcttggtttttgaatcacgataatgcaccgtctcacactgcactcgttcttcgtgaccatttcgccaaaaattccacgcatatcgttccgcaaccaccgtattcgcctgatttggccccatgtgacttctggctattcccaaaactcaagagaccactccgcgaaacgcgtttcgagtcgattgaggagataaaagctgcatcgaagaaggtgctgatggctataccggaaatggaccatttggcatgtttcggggattggaaaaatcgttagcATAAgggtatttcatcgagaggggattattttgaaggggatgcaatttatttacaagaataaataaagatttttcattttacaaccaaattcaccttactttttgcccacagtattttgtatttttttttataaaagtggtcgAATTGCAACCAGTACTGCTGCAGAAAAAAACACTATTCACGGAGAGCATATCGTGAgcgtaaggactgcgcaaaagtagttttcaaaattctgaagtggtaactgcgatgTGGGGGATGCCCTGCGCGCTGATCGTCCTGAAGTCCTGagctccgacgccttgctcgaactcatgGAAGCTGAGCCTAATTTGACAGACGATATGATAGcttagaggttaaattcatcgcatggaacagttcacaagcACCTGGTTCAGTCGGGAAAGGTTTcagagctgggaaaatgggttccgcatagattttccgtcgccaaccttcagcagagagtgaatgagTATTCTcaactgctgcaacggcttgaaaatgaaagtttttttagccgtttcgttactggtgatgaaaaatgggtcctttgcaataatcctgttcgcaaacgccaatagttagataaagatgaaacaccagaaccgacccctagagatggccttctcCCCAAGAAGATTcacctgtctatttggtgggatatggccggtattgtttattattaactTCTGGAGCCAAACCaaacgataactgctgattattatccctatcagctatcaaacctgaatgaggcacttaacaaaaatcgaccgtccttagtgaatagacgcaaagttttgtttcaccacgacaacgcaagtcCTCATAcggcaaggcaaacattaggcaagctgaacgagctcgaatgggagctaatgccgcatccaccatactctccggatattgcaccttgtgattatcatcttttccgtggacctcaatcccatatgagcaaCAATAACTACTCCTCAAGAGGTAcgcctcaaaagaagctatagaaGCTgttccaaggacaaacaaattttttgagcagggaattaaaaatttgcctaaacgttgggaagacattgtaaataatgaaagaaagcatattattgattaataaatactttgaacatattttttattaattttaaaaccagctttaaaaaacgcacgaacttatggactgacctgatattttctGCCCTCACGCTATTTGAGTTATGAATAATCTTACGCCTTCGCAGTTACTAAAATATAGGTAGTTCAATGCAATGCAAGTTGctgaattttcgaaaataaacatTGAATGTTTCGAACTTTCACAAAAGCAAGATAACGAATTATCTTATCTGGGCAAACTAAAATCTTCTGATAAGCGAAAGTGCGCTAGGTAAGGCATAGTATGCGCTGTATAATGCGCGAAACCTATTGCAGTAATATgtagataatttatttttagtagtTTTAAACTAAATTGTCTCATGCGGGTCGCGTAGGCTACTTCAATGATTCACACAGCTCAACTGCAACGCAGAATGACTCTTAGTGCGATTCGAACAACGAAGCTGAATGGAGCTAAAAAGTAGATAATTAACTAAGACTACCCAAATACTTTCGAAAAATGGCGaagttttattaagaaattgtattttgtttataatcttAATAATACTTATAGTTGATTAGTTCCCATCTAATGAAGTTAGCgataaatcttcgaaaaaatgcGATATTCTCAAGTTGAAGAAACTTTCCGTTTTTGGTTCACACTTTTCGCAGTTACGATATTTCTTCAACTGGCAAAGTGCGGGCCACCTAAAGTGTGTccaatttattgtatttgttttttaaagaataACTTCAATCACGCAGACTGCaggtaagcaaatatttttaaatttgtctttACTTGCTTTGTGAAAAGTGACTCACACTTTGTTTTAgtgaaaaaaagaaagcaaatataactatttacatatatatgtacgtatgtatgtttgtctaTTTGACTCATAATTTTGTGGAGTCagttcaataattttgtttgttgttcaTTTGGTAATCATATTTGCATGCGTGTGTTAGTGCATGTTTGCCCCCATTGAACAACTTAGTTACACATATCCATTTGGTGTTGATATATTTTAGCCGAATTCAATGATAAACTAAATGCATACGactactgaaaacaaaaatactataaatgaaatttacttaaatcAATTCATATACCTAAGGAAATCGATTGCAAGTGAGCGTGAGTCATGGAGCCAGCAATGCCTTTAGAAAAGAAAGCCTCAGAGTCGTTCATGTGCTGAGCTTTTCAGTGAGAAAAAAACGAAGACACAGAAAGGAACTGCCTCCCTCATTTTAAAGATAACCAAGAGCAAGAAGGATAACTTAAACAGTGGCCAATAATGAAGAAGCCGCTGTCTGATGAAACAAGGAGCGGTGGCCACTTACATTTGAAGTAATGCGAAATATTACACTGAACATCAAAAATGCATTCATTCAACTGCATGCATTCAAAAGCGCTAACATTAATGGGGCGCTAACACTAACGCTGCGAAATATTGGCGGACTATAAGGCAGTAGGAGACGGCTTTCATCGACTGAGTAGCCCTTTCAGACTCAGTAGCCCTTTATGCTACCCCTCTATAAGCCGGAGCCGAAACGTCCAGCATACAATACGCAGCACAGGTACTTCGCCAAAGTGCAATATGGATGGCGTATGGATACAGAACGGTGTCAGAACGCAATAAGCGTTATCGCGGGCAAATTACTAGCTGACATTCAGGCCAAGGAATTGAGCCGTCTCTATAGCAGCCGTGTAACTAAGCtgtcattagaagaaaaaactgCAGAGTGACTGCATTCAATGGATTAATGGCGAAGCAGATGGGGTTCGTCAACTAATGGTCGCTGGACTCATAGGCTTACCTCAAATATTAGCCAACAAGTAAACAGAAAACGCGAATACATACTACCATCTTGATGGATTTGGAAGAGAAACGTTATAGAGTTAGTGAAAGCATGCCACATATATCACTGGCGCGACGGCTCCATTGATGATGTTTctaacattttgattttaacctccttaaaacaaaaaacaaaactttagtATTTCGCAACTGCTTGTCATTGAAACTTCGACTACTGTTCTTAAATTGGATTGACTAATTTTGTATAGAGATGGCGCCGAAAAACGTATTTCAGCTAAAGATGGCTTATAGTACATAATACTCGAGAAACCAACAATT from Anastrepha ludens isolate Willacy chromosome 5, idAnaLude1.1, whole genome shotgun sequence includes these protein-coding regions:
- the LOC128864397 gene encoding synaptotagmin 1-like, coding for MPPNANANTEEQLPEELTPSLEAANQKVEETTQREVFRELAQKLKDQQAESQKMFTQATTWTPKTTTEAEEELTTTAISTNQKIDEMLTEVIAEKTSLPTWGVVAIIILVFLVVFGILFFCVRRFLKKRRTKDGKGKKGVDMKSVQLLGSAYKEKVQPDMEELTENAEEGDVEDKQIVCKYKKYSKSTVEHRKRERVN